A window of Kribbella sp. NBC_00382 genomic DNA:
ACCGTCTCCAGTCACCCCCTACTTAAGTCGCCGGGATTGCACCTGACCCCCACCGAACGGGGGAGGACAGGTATCAACGGAAGAGGGACGTAAGTCGTGATGTGCCGCGACTACGCTGACTCAATGCAACGGTTGCGGCGCTGGTACGCCTGGTTCGTCCGGCGCGCCCCGCGCATCCGGGACGTCATGTACGTCTGCTTCAGCCTGCTGACGATCGTCGCGCAGGCGTCCTCCGGCAAGCCGGGCTGGCATACCGGCGACTGGGTGGTGCTCGGTGTCGGCATCATCGCGTCGCTCGCGCTGTGGTGGCGCCGGAAGTACCCGGTCATCGTCACCATCATCGCGGTGGTCGCGCTCGGCTCGGTCGGGATCTTCATGCCGATCGGGCTGGCCCTGCTGACGTTGGCCATCCGCCGGCGAGACCTCGCCCTGGCCGTCCTCACCTTCGCGGCGTACGTCGCCTACGTGCTCCAGAACCGCCCGTCCAGCGGTGACCCCTGGGTGCCCATCTTCACTGGCCCCTTCCTGATCGGTGCGTGGGTGGCGGTCGGCGCTTACATCGGTGCCCGGCGGGACCTGATGGCGTCATTGCGAGACCGCGCCGAGCGTGCGGAGGCGGAGCGGGAGCTGAGGGCCACGCAGGCCCGATTGGGCGAGCGAGCCCGGATCGCGCAGGAGATGCACGATGTACTGGCCCACAAGGTCTCCCTGATCGCACTGCACGCCGGTGGGCTCGAGGTGAACCCGGCCGTCGGCCCGGACAAGGTGGAGAGCTCGGCCGGCCTCATCCGCGAGACGGCCCGGCAGGCGATGGAGGACCTACGCGAGGTCCTCGGCGTACTGCGGACCGACCTGAGTCAGAACGGCGCAGACCTTGCACCGGTACCACGTGCCGCCGATCTGGAACGGCTGGTGGAGGCGTCGCGCGCGGCCGGCGTCCAGGTGACGAGCTCGTTCACCCTGCCGGACGAGGTACCGGCCCTGGTCGGGCGGACCGTCTACCGGGTCGTCCAGGAGGCACTGACCAATGTGCACAAGCATGCGCGCGGGGTCCATACCGAGGTATTGGTGGAAGGCGCGCCCGGGACCGGGGTCAATGTGCGGGTGACCAACGTCCGGCCAGTGGCGGCTGATTCACTGTTGCCCGGCTCCGGTGCGGGGCTGGTCGGGCTGCGCGAGCGCGTGACGCTTTCCGGTGGGCGTCTCGACGCCGGACCGACTCAGGACGGCGGGTGGCGGGTTGAAGCCTGGCTGCCCTGGTCCGATGGCAAGAAGGAGAACGATGACGCGGCTGTTGATCGTGGACGACGAGGCATTGGTCCGGGCCGGACTGAAGATGATCCTGGAGTCCGCTGACGATCTAGAGGTGGTCGCGGAGGCCGACGACGGTGCCGATGCGGCCAGGATGGTTCGCGAGCACAAGCCGGACGTCGTGCTGATGGACATCCGGATGCCGCGGCTGGACGGGCTGGCCGCGACCCGGGAGGTCCAAGCGCTGCCGGATCCGCCGAAGGTCGTCGTACTGACCACGTTCGACCTGGACGACTACGTGTTCCGGGCGTTGCAGGCCGGAGCCAGTGGGTTCCTGCTCAAGGACACTCCGCCGCGCGAGCTGGTCCAGGCGGTCCGAGTGGTGGCGGCCGGCGACGCGATGCTCTCGCCGGCGGTGACGAAGCGGCTGATCGGGCACTTCGCGGCGGACCCGCGGACGGACCGGCAACGGACCGCGCGGGAACGGCTGACGGCGCTCACCGATCGGGAGCGCGAAGTACTGGCGGCGGTCGCGCGCGGATTGTCGAACGCGGACATCGGCCGGGAGTTGTTCATGAGCGAGGCGACGGTGAAGGCGCACGTCTCGCGGGTGCTGGTGAAGCTCGATGCCACCAACCGGGTCCAGGTAGCGATCCTCGCCCACGACGCAGGATTGCTGGATACCTAGACCTGGCTGGACATGGACAACCGGCCGGGCGTCGTCGGAGGGGGGTGGGGGTGACGACGCCACGACCGGTTGTCAGGTCAGCGGCCTTCCGAGGGGGGAGCCGGGGCCGCTGACGGGCTGGACCCTCAGGCGCGGCCGAAGGCCACGCTGCTGGTCCAGATCTTCGCCTTGGAGACCGGACGGCCCGGCTTCGGCGAGTGCCACAGCATGTTCGAACCGGCGTAGATGCCGACGTGGTAAACGCCGCCACCACCACTGGTGAAGAACACCAGGTCACCCGGCTTCGCGGCCGAGCGGCTGATGTGCTTGGTCGCGCTGTACTGCTGACGCGACGTACGGGGCAGCTTCTTGCCGGCCTTCTTGTAGACGTAGCCGGTGTAGCCGGAGCAGTCGAAGCCCTTGGTCGACGTGCCGCCGTAGCGGTACGGGGTGCCCTTGAGCTTCGCGGCCTCGCGCAGAACCTTCGCACGGAAGGTCGTGGTGGTCGCGGCCTTGGTACCGACCTTGCCGTAGAGCACGCCGTGGTTGGCGGCCCAGGTCAGCCGGCCCCAGGTCGGCTTGTTCATATAGCCGGTGGCGCTGAGACCCCAGGAGCGCTGGAACTTCTTCAGCGCGCCGACGGTGCCGTTGCCGAACCAGCCGTCCTGACGCAGACGCAGCGTCTTCTGGACGTACTTGACGGTTTTGCCCGAGTCGCGGAAGCGAATCAGGGGGCGACTGGCGATGCTCGCGTTACCGCGGATCTGGCCGGCGGTGAGCTTCGCGGTGGTTGCTGCCGAGGCGGTCTGCGGAGGGGCGACCACGCTGATCGCGGCTCCACCTCCGACGGCGAGGCCGACCGAGAGGACGGCGACTGCGGCCCGAGGGGCGGCCGCGGACTTGCTGGACTTTCGGTGCTTTGCCAACCCGCGGCCGGTGGGCCGGGTACTGGCATCGCTGGTCTGACTGACGGCACCCTGAAGTGCTGTCCGTCGGGCAGTGACGGGCATGGTTGTCTCCCGACGCCTGTGAAGTTAGCTGTCGGGTTCGGGCTGAGAGTCAATAGCCCGGTCCGCTCCCGCGGACTTCACCCCAGGGTCCCGACCACTCACGGTCGAGACCCAACTTCCTGGGTCCCCCACTCCTGCCATGGTTGTTCGAGGGGAGCGGGTGTGCCTGGCAGGACTCGGCGTTGACACACTCGCAGTTCGGCGCATTTGTCGAACCGCCGACGACTGTATAACAGAACGATCACGACGCAAACCCTCAGATCCACAGAGACCCTCCGGAAAGGCCCTGAGTGGCTCTCTGACGGCTCAGGGACCCAGGATGAACACCAGGTGTCCTGAGCGCGTCTGAGCGTGTCTCAGGCGGCCGCACAGCAAATTAGTGTGACCCCGGTCACATCAAGAAGTCGCTTTCTGTGACAACGGGCACAGTGCGTGCTCAGGCTCCCCTTGGCTCAGCGCTTTCCGAGCACCTCGAGCCACCGCTCCAGGCCCACATTCCCGCCTGAAACCACCACTCCGACGCGGTCAGGCAGGTTCTGGATCCGTCCGGCCAGCAACGCGGCCAGGGCGCAGGCGCCACTCGGCTCGGCGACGACCTTCAGCCGCTCGAAGAGGAAGGTCATCGAGGCCCGGATCTCGTCGTCGCTGACCAGCTCCACGCTGTCCACCAGCCGCTGCACGATCGGGAAGGTCAGTTCGCCCGGCGTGGAGATGGCCTGTCCGTCGGCGATCGTCCGCGGTACTTCGATCTCGACCCGCTCACCGGCTGCCAGCGACCGGGCGGTGTCGTCACCCGCCGCCGGCTCCACACCTATTACCCGGATGCCGGGCGACAACTCGGTCGCGGCCGTCGAGCACCCCGCGATCAGGCCGCCGCCTCCGATCGGTACCAGCAGGGCTCCGAGCGGGCCGACCTCCTCGATCAGCTCCAGGGCGACCGTGCCCTGCCCGGCCATGACGTCGTAGTTGTCGTACGGCGGAATCAGGGTCAGCCCGCGTTCGTCGGACAGCTGCCTGGCCAGGGCTGCCCGGT
This region includes:
- a CDS encoding C40 family peptidase translates to MPVTARRTALQGAVSQTSDASTRPTGRGLAKHRKSSKSAAAPRAAVAVLSVGLAVGGGAAISVVAPPQTASAATTAKLTAGQIRGNASIASRPLIRFRDSGKTVKYVQKTLRLRQDGWFGNGTVGALKKFQRSWGLSATGYMNKPTWGRLTWAANHGVLYGKVGTKAATTTTFRAKVLREAAKLKGTPYRYGGTSTKGFDCSGYTGYVYKKAGKKLPRTSRQQYSATKHISRSAAKPGDLVFFTSGGGGVYHVGIYAGSNMLWHSPKPGRPVSKAKIWTSSVAFGRA
- a CDS encoding response regulator transcription factor, which translates into the protein MTRLLIVDDEALVRAGLKMILESADDLEVVAEADDGADAARMVREHKPDVVLMDIRMPRLDGLAATREVQALPDPPKVVVLTTFDLDDYVFRALQAGASGFLLKDTPPRELVQAVRVVAAGDAMLSPAVTKRLIGHFAADPRTDRQRTARERLTALTDREREVLAAVARGLSNADIGRELFMSEATVKAHVSRVLVKLDATNRVQVAILAHDAGLLDT
- a CDS encoding sensor histidine kinase, translated to MQRLRRWYAWFVRRAPRIRDVMYVCFSLLTIVAQASSGKPGWHTGDWVVLGVGIIASLALWWRRKYPVIVTIIAVVALGSVGIFMPIGLALLTLAIRRRDLALAVLTFAAYVAYVLQNRPSSGDPWVPIFTGPFLIGAWVAVGAYIGARRDLMASLRDRAERAEAERELRATQARLGERARIAQEMHDVLAHKVSLIALHAGGLEVNPAVGPDKVESSAGLIRETARQAMEDLREVLGVLRTDLSQNGADLAPVPRAADLERLVEASRAAGVQVTSSFTLPDEVPALVGRTVYRVVQEALTNVHKHARGVHTEVLVEGAPGTGVNVRVTNVRPVAADSLLPGSGAGLVGLRERVTLSGGRLDAGPTQDGGWRVEAWLPWSDGKKENDDAAVDRGRRGIGPGRTEDDPGVR
- a CDS encoding threo-3-hydroxy-L-aspartate ammonia-lyase, coding for MTELTFADVQAAAGRIKGFAHRTPVLTSRTLNERVGAEVFLKAENFQRIGAFKFRGAFNAISRLSPEQLARGVVAYSSGNHAQAVALAGKLAGTTVVNLMPKDAPPTKMAATRGYGAEVVTYDRYGQDRAALARQLSDERGLTLIPPYDNYDVMAGQGTVALELIEEVGPLGALLVPIGGGGLIAGCSTAATELSPGIRVIGVEPAAGDDTARSLAAGERVEIEVPRTIADGQAISTPGELTFPIVQRLVDSVELVSDDEIRASMTFLFERLKVVAEPSGACALAALLAGRIQNLPDRVGVVVSGGNVGLERWLEVLGKR